Proteins from one Sphingomonas sp. HF-S4 genomic window:
- a CDS encoding DNA -binding domain-containing protein, producing the protein MRLRYALEGFDDLERKLLTLRRLAALWRLGRMPARLFPRDLRAPRWIEMLRTLDAMRSGASQREIAEALFEPGRVARDWRAGSDYLRMRIQRLVRASDRMARRDYRRLIGGTIAVP; encoded by the coding sequence GTGCGGCTGCGCTATGCGCTGGAGGGATTCGACGACCTCGAGCGCAAGCTTCTCACGCTGCGTCGGCTTGCTGCCCTGTGGCGGCTGGGTCGGATGCCGGCGCGTCTTTTCCCGCGCGATCTGCGCGCGCCTCGCTGGATCGAGATGCTGCGCACGCTCGACGCAATGCGCTCTGGCGCGAGCCAGCGCGAGATCGCGGAGGCACTTTTCGAGCCTGGCCGGGTGGCGCGCGACTGGCGAGCCGGATCCGACTATCTGCGGATGCGAATCCAGCGGCTGGTCCGGGCGAGCGACCGCATGGCCAGGCGCGATTATCGCAGGCTGATCGGCGGGACGATCGCCGTCCCCTGA
- a CDS encoding RNA polymerase sigma factor yields MASNGPEKRDRSARDAAPLEDLYRRHAGWLARILAWRLRSTALDVDDIAQETWMRVARYSRSDAERHPKALLLQIAVNLARDHMRRNVVRGGLAQPLAESDAAALGTSLPDQHQALELKQAILALPPLYRDVFVLNRFTGLTYDEIASHVGVSVKTVEWRMSRALAMCAARLCD; encoded by the coding sequence ATGGCCAGCAATGGGCCGGAGAAACGGGACCGAAGCGCCCGCGACGCTGCGCCGCTCGAAGATCTCTACCGGCGCCATGCCGGATGGCTGGCGCGCATCCTCGCCTGGCGGCTGCGATCGACTGCGCTCGACGTGGACGACATCGCGCAGGAGACCTGGATGCGCGTCGCGCGCTATTCGCGCAGCGACGCGGAGCGCCACCCCAAGGCCCTGCTGTTGCAGATCGCCGTCAATCTCGCGCGCGACCATATGCGGCGAAACGTCGTCCGCGGCGGCCTGGCGCAGCCGCTGGCGGAGAGCGATGCGGCGGCGCTGGGCACGAGCCTGCCCGACCAGCATCAGGCGCTCGAACTGAAGCAGGCCATCCTGGCGCTGCCGCCGCTCTATCGCGACGTGTTCGTGCTCAACCGATTTACCGGTTTGACCTATGACGAAATCGCGAGCCATGTTGGCGTATCGGTGAAGACCGTTGAGTGGCGGATGAGCCGTGCGTTGGCAATGTGTGCTGCCAGGCTATGCGATTGA
- a CDS encoding transcriptional regulator domain-containing protein — protein MLSLASEWRRGAKSVPSNGEPDWCRLDDYRALQALDRPGFAWEFLRRNRAFRAASARTPLPREDRIGDRLVFLDAPAGGAAHWGLWFPRLRRPRCRARPLLVAGGRRSGRDHRRCDSRSAGRVRHARHLQVRRRDPRAGHACRPR, from the coding sequence ATGCTCTCCTTGGCATCTGAATGGCGGCGGGGAGCCAAGTCCGTGCCTTCGAACGGGGAGCCCGATTGGTGCCGGCTCGATGACTATCGGGCGCTGCAGGCGCTCGACCGGCCCGGCTTCGCCTGGGAGTTCCTCCGGCGCAATCGGGCGTTTCGTGCGGCGTCCGCGCGTACGCCGTTGCCGCGCGAAGACCGGATCGGCGATCGCCTGGTGTTTCTCGACGCGCCGGCTGGAGGTGCGGCGCACTGGGGATTGTGGTTTCCACGACTGCGTCGACCGCGATGCCGCGCGCGCCCGCTTCTTGTGGCGGGGGGACGTCGATCCGGGCGTGATCACCGTCGATGCGATTCCCGCAGCGCCGGGCGCGTTCGACACGCTCGACATCTCCAAGTCCGGCGTCGAGACCCTCGTGCTGGGCACGCCTGCCGACCGCGCTGA
- a CDS encoding FecR family protein: MGTDEDRANEQAAEWLARLNTRSVTTDELEAFYDWRREPGNAERYARVEAIWRQSRTLGDDPDIAQASRDALARPRLDHRSWRPSRRMVLAGAGAIPVAAGTGWLLVQSAQAYETGIGEQLSISLRDGSRIRLNTDSRLRVAGGDASRRVTLDRGEAFFEVKHDPARPFEVRTLDVLVRAAGTRFDIRCQGDTVRVVLAEGQVSVDPGTGQAPARLQLPGDAALVDPHGGVATQRADLEQATSWTSGRLFFRATPLAAAIAEANRYSTLKIELGDPSLGQEKVDGTFESGDTGSLIEAVSAIFDLKKKTEDDRVVLTRN, encoded by the coding sequence ATGGGCACGGACGAGGATCGCGCGAACGAACAGGCAGCGGAATGGCTAGCGCGCCTCAATACGCGTTCGGTCACGACCGACGAGCTCGAAGCATTCTACGACTGGCGGCGCGAGCCGGGCAACGCCGAGCGCTACGCGCGCGTCGAGGCGATCTGGCGGCAGTCGCGCACGCTAGGCGACGATCCCGACATCGCCCAGGCGAGCCGCGACGCGCTCGCGCGTCCGCGGCTCGATCATCGCAGCTGGCGCCCGAGCCGCCGCATGGTGCTCGCGGGCGCCGGCGCGATACCGGTGGCTGCGGGCACCGGCTGGCTGCTCGTGCAAAGCGCGCAGGCGTACGAGACCGGGATCGGCGAGCAGCTATCCATCAGCCTGCGCGACGGCTCGCGGATCCGTCTCAATACCGATAGCCGGTTGCGGGTCGCCGGCGGCGACGCGTCGCGGCGCGTGACCCTGGATCGAGGCGAGGCCTTTTTCGAGGTCAAGCATGATCCGGCGCGCCCCTTCGAAGTGCGCACGCTGGACGTCTTGGTCAGGGCGGCGGGCACCCGGTTCGATATCCGCTGCCAGGGCGATACGGTGCGCGTCGTCCTCGCCGAGGGCCAGGTCTCGGTCGATCCTGGGACGGGCCAGGCGCCAGCCCGCCTCCAGCTGCCCGGTGACGCGGCGTTGGTCGACCCCCATGGCGGTGTCGCGACGCAGCGCGCCGATCTCGAGCAGGCAACGAGCTGGACCTCGGGCCGCCTGTTCTTCCGCGCGACCCCGCTCGCCGCGGCCATCGCCGAGGCCAACCGCTACAGCACGCTCAAGATCGAGCTGGGCGATCCATCGCTTGGTCAAGAGAAAGTCGATGGCACCTTCGAGAGCGGCGATACAGGATCGTTAATCGAAGCCGTGTCGGCGATCTTCGATCTCAAGAAGAAAACCGAAGATGATAGGGTTGTCCTGACCCGGAATTGA